Below is a window of Prionailurus viverrinus isolate Anna chromosome A1, UM_Priviv_1.0, whole genome shotgun sequence DNA.
CCCTCAAGCTGAGattcccctcttcttcctcttctctgtggTCTACCTGGTCAATCTCTTTGGAAACATAGCTCTTATCATTTTAGTGGTAATTGATTCCTGTCTCCAGACAcccatgtattttttcctctgcCACTTGGCCTTTGTGAACATATTTTACACCACAACTGTGGTCCCCAAGATGCTCTCCAACCTCCTTGCCTCTAAGAAAGTTATCTCTTATGAATTCTGTCTTGCCCAGACCTATATCTCCCTGTTGATGGGAGCAGCTGAATGCATTATTTTGGCAATCATGGCTCTGGACCGTTATGTGGCCATTTGTGACCCTCTGCGATACCTGCTTATTATGAACTGGTCTATGTGTGTGCAGCTCATTCTGGGAGCATGGACCATCAGTTTCTTTGCTTCAGTGGTGCCCCTCTACTTCACCATACTTCCCTTATGTGGCCCTTATATTGTTGACCATATTTTTTGTGAAGTACCTGTTCTTCTTCATATGTTCTGTGCTGATACATCTCTGCAGGAGACAATGATGGTTATAGGTGCATCTG
It encodes the following:
- the LOC125163896 gene encoding olfactory receptor 2A12-like, coding for MAQKNFSTITELVLVGFSNHPQAEIPLFFLFSVVYLVNLFGNIALIILVVIDSCLQTPMYFFLCHLAFVNIFYTTTVVPKMLSNLLASKKVISYEFCLAQTYISLLMGAAECIILAIMALDRYVAICDPLRYLLIMNWSMCVQLILGAWTISFFASVVPLYFTILPLCGPYIVDHIFCEVPVLLHMFCADTSLQETMMVIGASGTLLLPFFLITLSYLRILVAVMRMHSTEGRKKAFSTCSSHLTVVTIYYGTGIFMYMRPKSLYSAEGDKLISLFYAVINPALNPLIYSLRNKEVNGALNRVLERWPESQGK